A genomic stretch from Candidatus Anaeroferrophillus wilburensis includes:
- a CDS encoding cytochrome c3 family protein, with translation MKKFATNYCGFLALVLVLLCAFGSPMHSWAKEAAQEICLECISVGQCLECHDEISNSTFAASSHGTNACTSCHRDIYDLEKHADCEVPMQPVNCGFCHKAEAKAHTLSVHADNDVTCTDCHSNIHESQSFRGDKTKVIQMCSGCHDSGDYLESVHGKGLLAGNPDSPSCSDCHGLHDIKEQHVTDIHSDTAREAREFHTKSCQKCHADSEMMKRNNVYTLAFKTYEHDYHGKVEHLGGAAYVAGCADCHTAHKQLPTDNPESSVSPEGLVETCGACHPKANANFAKYMPHADYHDKENYPLLYWTFVAMTGLLVSTFAFFWFHTVLWLIRSYIEKNELRKQGIFVPHAHNPKVFYKRFSFLEILLHFAMMVSFIALVLSGLPLKFNHAPWAQSLADLMGGPQMAGLIHRWAAVVTFSYFGTTLLWVIYYLFIKQTGETFLQKLFGPDSLCPRKKDLDDITGMFKWFFGMGGLPRFDRWTYWEKFDFIAVFWGMFAIGFTGLMLWIPEFFSAFLPGWMFNVAIVVHSDEALLASGFIFTVHFFNTHIRPEKFPMDMVIFNGVLRGYEMEEERPEQYERLKAQGKLDQLVTKYPGVLREAIGQLLGFAGLAAGLICLLLLGWGLLG, from the coding sequence ATGAAGAAATTTGCGACCAACTATTGTGGGTTCTTGGCACTGGTTCTGGTTCTCCTCTGTGCCTTCGGCTCCCCCATGCACTCGTGGGCAAAAGAGGCGGCCCAAGAGATCTGCCTGGAATGTATTTCAGTCGGTCAATGCCTGGAATGCCACGATGAGATCAGCAACTCGACATTTGCTGCTTCTTCTCATGGGACCAATGCCTGTACCAGCTGTCACCGTGACATCTACGACCTGGAAAAACATGCCGACTGCGAAGTTCCCATGCAGCCGGTTAACTGCGGCTTCTGCCATAAGGCCGAAGCCAAGGCGCACACCCTTTCCGTTCATGCGGATAATGATGTCACCTGCACCGACTGCCACTCCAACATCCATGAATCCCAGTCATTCAGGGGAGATAAAACCAAAGTTATCCAGATGTGTAGTGGCTGTCATGATAGCGGCGACTACCTGGAAAGCGTTCATGGTAAAGGGCTGCTGGCTGGCAACCCGGATTCGCCTTCCTGTTCCGACTGCCATGGACTCCATGACATCAAGGAGCAGCATGTCACGGACATCCACTCGGACACCGCCCGGGAAGCCCGCGAATTCCATACCAAATCCTGTCAAAAGTGTCATGCCGACAGTGAAATGATGAAACGCAATAATGTCTATACCCTGGCTTTCAAAACCTACGAACATGATTACCATGGCAAGGTCGAGCATCTCGGTGGAGCAGCCTATGTTGCCGGCTGTGCCGACTGCCATACGGCTCATAAACAGCTGCCCACTGATAACCCGGAATCATCCGTTTCGCCCGAGGGCCTGGTTGAAACCTGCGGCGCCTGTCACCCGAAAGCCAATGCCAATTTTGCCAAGTACATGCCGCACGCTGATTACCACGATAAAGAGAACTACCCGCTCCTTTACTGGACCTTTGTCGCCATGACCGGCCTGCTGGTTTCCACCTTTGCCTTCTTCTGGTTCCATACCGTTCTGTGGCTGATTCGCAGCTATATTGAAAAGAACGAGCTGCGCAAGCAGGGTATCTTTGTTCCCCATGCCCACAACCCGAAGGTATTCTACAAACGGTTCAGTTTCCTTGAAATCCTGCTCCATTTTGCCATGATGGTCAGCTTCATTGCCCTGGTACTCAGCGGCCTGCCCTTGAAGTTCAACCATGCCCCCTGGGCCCAGAGCCTTGCCGATCTGATGGGCGGCCCGCAGATGGCTGGCCTTATTCACCGCTGGGCCGCGGTGGTGACCTTCTCCTACTTCGGCACCACGCTGCTTTGGGTGATCTACTACCTGTTCATCAAACAGACCGGTGAAACCTTCCTGCAAAAACTGTTTGGACCTGACTCCCTTTGTCCGCGCAAAAAAGATCTTGACGACATCACCGGCATGTTCAAATGGTTCTTCGGGATGGGTGGGCTGCCACGTTTCGACCGCTGGACCTACTGGGAAAAATTTGACTTCATCGCCGTCTTCTGGGGGATGTTCGCCATCGGCTTTACCGGCCTGATGCTGTGGATACCGGAATTCTTCTCCGCCTTCCTGCCCGGCTGGATGTTCAACGTCGCCATCGTTGTCCATTCCGACGAAGCATTGCTGGCTTCCGGATTCATCTTCACGGTGCACTTTTTCAACACCCATATCCGTCCGGAAAAATTCCCCATGGATATGGTGATTTTTAATGGTGTGCTGCGAGGCTATGAGATGGAGGAAGAACGACCGGAACAGTATGAACGGCTCAAGGCCCAGGGTAAGCTGGATCAGCTGGTCACCAAATATCCCGGTGTGCTGCGGGAAGCCATTGGTCAGCTCCTCGGCTTTGCCGGTTTGGCTGCGGGTTTAATCTGCCTGCTGCTCTTAGGCTGGGGACTTTTAGGCTAG
- a CDS encoding ATP synthase F0 subunit C, protein MKKMTQLLTTLAVLGLATAAMAAEGATGGMGGQAFAYAAAIAIAVAASCGAFGQSMAIKSALDSIGRNPSAAGKITTPMIIGLAMIESLVIYALVIALMLVLKI, encoded by the coding sequence ATGAAAAAAATGACTCAACTGTTGACCACGTTGGCAGTCTTGGGACTGGCAACCGCCGCCATGGCTGCTGAAGGAGCTACCGGTGGTATGGGCGGCCAGGCATTTGCTTATGCCGCGGCTATCGCCATCGCCGTTGCTGCATCCTGTGGCGCATTCGGTCAGTCAATGGCAATCAAATCCGCACTTGACAGTATCGGCCGGAATCCCAGCGCTGCTGGCAAAATCACCACACCGATGATTATCGGTCTGGCGATGATCGAATCCCTGGTTATTTATGCTTTGGTTATTGCTTTGATGCTGGTTCTGAAGATCTAA
- the atpB gene encoding F0F1 ATP synthase subunit A: MHHDPIITFADLIPGLNHLPAYVANAILIALIIVALVLVGTAKLRKGTPEDHLIPDGKFSLQNLLESIVEVILKLISDTLGAEVARDFLFIIGASVFFILFSNLAGLVPGMNPPTDNLNTTAACALTVFGLTHYFGWKEHGAKYLRQFTGPFLWLSPLMIPIEIIGHLARPMSLSLRLFGNIMGDHLVAAIFIMLAPLLVPIPIAFLGLFVAFVQTFVFILLSMAYFSGAISHDH; the protein is encoded by the coding sequence ATGCATCATGATCCCATTATCACGTTTGCCGATCTTATTCCCGGCCTAAACCACCTGCCGGCTTATGTCGCTAATGCGATTCTCATTGCCTTGATCATTGTTGCTCTGGTCCTGGTCGGCACGGCCAAACTGCGTAAAGGAACCCCGGAAGACCATCTGATTCCTGATGGCAAATTCAGCCTGCAGAATCTGCTTGAATCCATAGTAGAAGTTATTCTCAAGCTCATCAGTGACACCCTGGGAGCCGAGGTTGCCCGTGATTTTCTTTTTATTATCGGCGCCTCGGTTTTTTTCATTCTGTTCAGCAACCTGGCCGGCCTGGTACCTGGAATGAACCCGCCCACTGACAACCTCAACACCACTGCCGCCTGCGCCCTTACGGTCTTTGGCCTTACCCATTATTTTGGTTGGAAGGAACATGGGGCGAAATACTTACGTCAGTTTACCGGACCATTTCTCTGGCTATCGCCGCTGATGATTCCCATCGAGATCATCGGTCATCTCGCCCGGCCCATGTCTCTCTCCTTGAGGCTCTTTGGCAACATCATGGGCGACCATCTGGTGGCAGCGATTTTCATCATGCTGGCACCTCTTCTGGTTCCCATTCCCATTGCCTTTCTGGGGCTCTTCGTTGCCTTTGTGCAGACCTTTGTTTTTATCCTGTTGTCCATGGCCTATTTCAGTGGGGCAATTTCCCACGATCACTAA
- a CDS encoding AtpZ/AtpI family protein, with protein MGLELGISVAIGVAIGYYLDKWLDTSPWLTIFMMLCGVVSGFKRLFYALKEIEKEEKQNNQE; from the coding sequence GTGGGCTTGGAGCTGGGGATTTCGGTGGCCATCGGTGTGGCTATCGGCTACTATCTTGACAAATGGCTTGACACCAGTCCTTGGCTGACGATCTTCATGATGCTGTGTGGGGTTGTCTCCGGCTTCAAGCGTCTTTTTTATGCCTTGAAAGAGATTGAAAAAGAGGAAAAGCAGAACAATCAGGAGTAA
- the hemL gene encoding glutamate-1-semialdehyde 2,1-aminomutase, with translation MKSTMSEKLFARAQKVIPGGVNSPVRAFRAVGLPPRFIVRGRGGHIFDADGNQYIDYVGSWGPLIIGHNHPAVTHAIKEQASRGSSFGAPTTLEIEMAELLLEALPSMGMVRMVNSGTEATMSAIRLARGATGRKKVIKFAGCYHGHVDALLVKAGSGATTLGVPDSSGVPAEFTSLTLSATYNDLASVDLLIDQFGSDIAAIIVEPIAGNMGTIPPVPGFLEGLRERCTKQGIVLIFDEVMTGFRVAYGGAQTLYNINPDLTCLGKIIGGGLPVGAFGGRREIMSQLAPLGSVYQAGTLSGNPLAMAAGRATLQVLKEENPYPALEEKAAFLARETAKLLKSHQVPHYCTRVGSMFCTYFTDTEVYNYQQAQESDTALFARYFAGMLERGIYLAPSQFEAGFLSAAHTNDDLEQTLTALDATLTELSAS, from the coding sequence ATGAAATCAACCATGTCGGAAAAACTTTTTGCCCGGGCTCAAAAGGTAATTCCCGGAGGAGTCAACAGTCCCGTACGGGCATTTCGCGCTGTCGGCCTGCCACCCAGGTTTATTGTCCGCGGCCGTGGCGGGCATATTTTTGATGCTGATGGCAACCAGTATATCGATTATGTCGGCTCGTGGGGCCCTTTGATTATCGGCCACAACCATCCGGCAGTCACCCATGCCATCAAAGAACAGGCTTCCCGCGGGTCCAGTTTCGGTGCCCCGACAACCCTGGAAATTGAGATGGCCGAACTACTGCTCGAGGCTCTGCCGTCAATGGGAATGGTCCGCATGGTAAATTCAGGCACTGAAGCCACCATGAGTGCCATCCGCCTGGCCCGTGGGGCAACCGGCCGCAAGAAGGTTATCAAGTTTGCCGGCTGCTACCACGGCCACGTTGATGCCCTGCTGGTCAAAGCCGGTTCGGGGGCGACTACCCTTGGTGTTCCGGACAGTTCCGGAGTGCCGGCAGAATTCACCAGCCTGACCCTTTCGGCAACCTACAACGACCTGGCTTCCGTTGACCTCCTCATCGACCAGTTTGGCAGTGATATCGCCGCCATTATTGTTGAACCGATAGCCGGCAACATGGGTACCATCCCCCCCGTTCCTGGCTTCCTCGAAGGATTACGGGAACGATGCACCAAGCAGGGAATCGTGTTGATTTTTGATGAAGTGATGACCGGCTTCCGGGTTGCCTACGGCGGTGCCCAGACGCTTTACAATATCAATCCTGACCTGACCTGCCTTGGCAAGATCATTGGCGGCGGCCTGCCGGTGGGTGCTTTTGGCGGCCGCCGGGAGATCATGTCTCAACTGGCCCCGCTGGGCAGCGTCTACCAGGCTGGAACGCTTTCAGGCAACCCTCTGGCCATGGCAGCCGGACGGGCAACGCTGCAGGTTCTCAAAGAGGAAAACCCCTATCCGGCACTGGAAGAAAAGGCCGCCTTTTTAGCCCGGGAAACAGCTAAGCTGTTAAAAAGCCACCAGGTTCCCCATTACTGCACCCGGGTCGGCTCCATGTTCTGCACCTATTTCACGGACACTGAAGTCTATAATTACCAGCAGGCCCAAGAGTCGGATACCGCTCTCTTTGCCCGCTATTTTGCCGGCATGCTGGAGCGAGGCATCTACCTGGCACCTTCCCAGTTTGAGGCCGGTTTCCTTTCAGCCGCCCATACCAATGACGATCTGGAACAGACGCTGACAGCCCTGGATGCAACACTTACCGAGTTGTCGGCCTCATGA
- a CDS encoding NapC/NirT family cytochrome c, with protein sequence MTHLKRMWELLTAFLKDFIGEAIRGTRQHKKGIIIFLVVSFIGLIALMATLLHLTANYQFCAMCHNMGTYIESWKQSSHREVSCLECHFEPGLMGELKGKWKAQTHVVLKITGTAPPRPHTQVSDASCLREGCHSKTDLSKSEVVFKGVNFSHDTHLSELRRGKKLKCTSCHSQIVQGAHLTVTETTCFTCHFYKKDQHPEMADCTLCHQQTKAKIFIDANENLPFIHKDYVDRGVTCQQCHFDVVFGEGHTKDNICVQCHAEPEILESQHTSEHIHLNHVNLHKVECFRCHADINHFIPRPSDSPVPSKKQVEKTVLSGYHYDSNCIKCHTFGEHSVKRQMFMGKGAEGITDMPSAMYLAHLDCASCHVALTETTSGQVKGVKRQGYDELITSCSDCHGPGYDDMAKHWKKLLNKELESTEETLLKARNKIAAYKKADRYGDASLLLEQAHNNLQFTKNGHGLHNIDYALKILASCRENVEKALALVIPKYVAKEVLSPTGCTDLCHSCVECIETKPVPFGNVQFPHDTHVIDEGLSCEECHSAREQHGKTFLQNCSSCHHGSGMGSVQCEDCHVAAFNLYKGQNACDEISCDVRGAANSMAEGVTCQECHVQIAAGEESSLEGIKATCIECHDHSYGPMVDDWQAQVEAMDIEKLAQDLQNLQRMVLNAIRNGQYTYDAQDLLNNAEKNLKQLAEGNPIHNLEFSKDLAGKVRSLLEKAKGKLLHYSTIKTLSEGEYK encoded by the coding sequence ATGACCCATCTCAAACGCATGTGGGAGTTGCTAACCGCCTTCCTTAAGGATTTCATTGGCGAAGCAATCCGGGGAACCAGGCAGCACAAGAAAGGGATTATTATTTTCCTTGTTGTTTCGTTTATCGGCCTGATTGCCCTGATGGCAACCCTGCTGCACCTGACGGCGAATTATCAATTTTGCGCCATGTGCCACAATATGGGCACCTACATTGAGTCCTGGAAACAGTCCTCCCACCGGGAAGTGAGCTGTCTTGAATGCCACTTTGAACCGGGCCTGATGGGGGAACTGAAAGGCAAATGGAAAGCCCAGACGCATGTGGTTTTGAAAATCACCGGCACTGCTCCGCCCCGTCCCCATACCCAGGTCAGCGATGCCAGCTGCCTGCGGGAAGGCTGCCATTCAAAGACTGACCTGAGTAAAAGTGAAGTGGTTTTCAAAGGGGTAAACTTCAGTCACGACACCCATCTGAGCGAACTCCGCCGGGGGAAAAAGCTGAAATGCACCAGCTGCCACTCGCAGATCGTCCAGGGGGCACATCTGACGGTAACGGAAACCACCTGCTTCACCTGCCATTTCTACAAGAAAGACCAGCATCCTGAAATGGCCGACTGCACCCTGTGCCACCAGCAGACCAAAGCCAAGATCTTTATTGATGCCAATGAAAACCTGCCTTTCATCCACAAGGATTATGTCGATCGGGGGGTTACCTGCCAGCAGTGCCATTTTGACGTGGTTTTCGGAGAAGGACACACTAAGGACAACATCTGTGTCCAGTGCCATGCCGAACCGGAAATTCTTGAAAGTCAGCATACCAGCGAACACATCCACCTGAATCATGTAAACCTTCATAAGGTGGAATGTTTCCGTTGCCATGCGGACATCAATCACTTCATTCCCCGGCCCTCGGACAGCCCGGTGCCAAGCAAAAAACAGGTGGAAAAAACGGTCCTCAGCGGCTATCACTATGACAGCAACTGCATCAAGTGCCATACCTTCGGCGAGCACAGTGTAAAACGGCAGATGTTCATGGGTAAGGGGGCCGAAGGAATCACCGATATGCCAAGCGCCATGTATCTGGCTCACCTGGATTGTGCCAGCTGCCATGTTGCCCTCACCGAGACAACTAGCGGCCAGGTTAAGGGCGTAAAACGGCAGGGCTACGATGAACTGATTACATCCTGTTCAGACTGCCACGGCCCCGGCTATGACGACATGGCCAAACATTGGAAGAAACTGCTGAACAAGGAACTGGAAAGCACAGAAGAGACGCTGCTGAAAGCCCGCAACAAGATTGCTGCTTACAAGAAAGCAGACCGCTATGGTGACGCCTCCCTGCTGTTGGAACAGGCCCACAATAACCTGCAGTTCACCAAAAATGGTCATGGTCTGCACAACATCGACTACGCCTTGAAAATTCTTGCCAGCTGCCGGGAAAACGTGGAGAAGGCGCTTGCCCTGGTGATACCGAAATATGTTGCCAAGGAGGTGCTCTCACCAACCGGCTGCACCGACCTCTGCCACAGCTGTGTCGAGTGTATTGAGACTAAACCGGTACCGTTCGGCAACGTCCAGTTCCCCCACGATACCCATGTTATTGATGAAGGGCTCAGTTGTGAAGAATGTCACAGCGCCCGGGAACAGCACGGAAAGACGTTCTTGCAGAACTGCAGCAGCTGCCACCACGGCTCCGGCATGGGCTCCGTCCAGTGTGAAGATTGCCACGTAGCAGCTTTCAACCTCTACAAGGGCCAGAATGCCTGCGATGAGATCAGCTGTGACGTTCGCGGTGCAGCCAATTCCATGGCCGAAGGGGTAACCTGCCAGGAATGCCATGTCCAGATTGCCGCCGGCGAGGAAAGCTCGCTTGAAGGCATCAAGGCCACCTGCATCGAATGTCATGACCACAGTTACGGACCAATGGTTGATGACTGGCAGGCCCAGGTGGAAGCCATGGACATAGAAAAACTTGCCCAGGACCTGCAGAATCTCCAACGGATGGTCCTCAACGCCATCAGAAACGGCCAGTACACCTACGACGCTCAGGACCTGCTCAATAACGCCGAGAAGAACCTGAAGCAGTTGGCGGAAGGCAACCCGATTCACAACCTTGAGTTCTCCAAGGATCTGGCCGGCAAAGTCCGCAGTCTGCTGGAGAAGGCTAAAGGAAAACTGCTGCACTATTCAACCATTAAGACGCTCAGCGAAGGAGAGTATAAGTAG
- the ndhC gene encoding NADH-quinone oxidoreductase subunit A: MLVNYVPVLVMMLVGIGFGVFAVAVSSILGPRRRFKVKRETFECGMRTEGNTFVRTPIKYYVVALLFLVFDLECVFMYPWAVHYRKLGLFGFVEMLVFMVILFICYIYVWKKGALEWE; the protein is encoded by the coding sequence ATGTTGGTTAATTATGTTCCCGTTCTGGTGATGATGCTGGTGGGTATCGGTTTCGGCGTCTTTGCGGTCGCGGTATCCAGTATCCTGGGTCCGCGCCGCCGGTTCAAGGTCAAGCGCGAAACTTTTGAGTGTGGTATGCGTACCGAGGGCAATACCTTTGTCCGCACCCCGATCAAGTACTACGTCGTTGCCCTGCTCTTTCTGGTGTTTGATCTGGAATGTGTTTTCATGTATCCCTGGGCAGTGCATTATCGTAAACTCGGCCTCTTCGGTTTTGTCGAGATGCTGGTTTTTATGGTGATTCTTTTTATCTGTTATATCTATGTCTGGAAAAAGGGAGCGTTGGAATGGGAGTAG
- a CDS encoding NADH-quinone oxidoreductase subunit C yields the protein MENAKILELIKAKFPEAVIDDQDCRGDLQVTVAKDAFMEMMTFLHDDPQLSFDLLIDVLSIDNSERRRQPRFEVVYVLLSTASFARLLVKVPVPEGEEMPSVIGIWQAADFPEREVFDMMGIRFAGHPDLRRILTWDDFDGNPLLKDFPLLGKDFDEVWDPDTIEVR from the coding sequence ATGGAAAACGCTAAAATACTGGAACTCATCAAGGCAAAGTTTCCGGAAGCGGTCATCGACGATCAGGATTGTCGTGGTGACCTGCAGGTAACCGTCGCTAAGGATGCCTTCATGGAGATGATGACGTTTCTTCATGATGATCCGCAGCTCTCCTTTGATCTGTTGATCGATGTGCTGTCCATTGATAACTCGGAAAGGCGGCGTCAACCACGCTTTGAGGTTGTGTATGTCCTGTTGTCAACGGCTAGTTTCGCCCGGCTGCTGGTGAAGGTGCCGGTGCCTGAAGGCGAGGAGATGCCCTCGGTCATCGGGATCTGGCAGGCGGCGGACTTCCCCGAACGGGAAGTGTTCGATATGATGGGCATCCGTTTTGCCGGCCATCCTGATTTGCGAAGAATTCTCACCTGGGATGATTTTGATGGAAATCCCCTGCTCAAAGATTTTCCCCTGCTGGGGAAAGATTTCGATGAGGTCTGGGATCCTGATACGATTGAAGTACGGTAA
- the nuoD gene encoding NADH dehydrogenase (quinone) subunit D, translating into MAEGKLMTLNMGPHHPSTHGVLRVVLELDGEIIVKATPHIGQLHRGIEKIAENMNYQQIITLTDRLDYTAASLNNFGYCMAAEKLMGIDVPKRAEYIRVIMGELSRIAAHQLWIGTHALDIGAMTLVFYAFRDREMIYEIIEEASGYRLTPTYLRVGGLANDITPAFIKKVREFIKWFPTALEGYHTLLTDNIIWRKRTMNIGVVSAADAANFGFTGPSLRGSGIPYDVRKAIPYSSYEDFDFQVPVGDKGDVFDRYLVRMEEMAQSLRIVEQALENLPEGPVKVDNPWVSNPPLDMVQEDISALIRRFKIQCEGPHAPVGEVYQSVEGSKGELGYYVVGDGSENPYRMKIRSPAFILIGALSRMLPGHFFTDAVAIIGSIDIVLGEVDR; encoded by the coding sequence ATGGCTGAAGGCAAATTGATGACCCTCAACATGGGGCCGCACCATCCGTCGACGCACGGTGTACTCCGGGTCGTGCTGGAACTGGATGGTGAGATTATTGTCAAGGCAACGCCGCATATCGGTCAGCTGCACCGCGGGATTGAGAAAATTGCTGAAAATATGAATTATCAGCAGATTATCACCCTTACCGACCGCCTTGACTACACGGCTGCCTCCCTGAACAACTTCGGATATTGTATGGCGGCTGAAAAGCTGATGGGGATTGATGTTCCCAAACGGGCCGAATACATCCGGGTGATTATGGGTGAATTGTCCAGAATTGCCGCCCACCAGCTATGGATCGGTACCCATGCGCTTGACATCGGGGCTATGACCCTGGTTTTTTATGCGTTTCGTGATCGGGAAATGATCTATGAAATTATCGAAGAGGCATCCGGCTATCGTTTGACGCCCACCTATCTGCGGGTCGGTGGTCTGGCGAATGATATAACGCCTGCTTTCATTAAGAAAGTTCGTGAATTCATCAAGTGGTTCCCCACCGCCCTCGAAGGTTACCATACCCTCCTGACTGACAATATCATCTGGCGCAAGCGGACCATGAATATCGGTGTCGTATCGGCCGCCGATGCGGCCAATTTCGGTTTTACCGGTCCCAGCCTGCGGGGTTCCGGGATTCCTTACGATGTGCGCAAGGCCATTCCCTACAGCAGTTATGAGGATTTCGATTTTCAAGTTCCGGTAGGTGACAAGGGTGATGTGTTTGACCGTTATCTGGTGCGCATGGAGGAGATGGCCCAGTCGTTGCGGATTGTGGAGCAGGCGCTGGAAAACCTGCCGGAAGGTCCGGTGAAGGTGGACAATCCCTGGGTTTCCAACCCGCCTCTGGACATGGTTCAGGAGGATATCAGCGCCCTTATCCGTCGGTTTAAGATTCAGTGTGAGGGACCACATGCGCCGGTGGGTGAAGTCTACCAGTCGGTTGAAGGGTCCAAAGGTGAGCTGGGCTACTATGTTGTTGGGGATGGCAGCGAGAATCCCTACCGGATGAAGATTCGATCCCCGGCCTTCATCCTTATTGGTGCTTTGTCAAGGATGCTTCCCGGACATTTCTTTACCGATGCGGTTGCTATTATCGGCAGCATCGATATCGTTCTGGGAGAGGTTGACCGCTAA
- a CDS encoding FAD-dependent oxidoreductase — MAEILFSSWGGDVVDNRGKEPQEYETVKNVSLPEYFQQDEEINALMGWYGIVLRSSEVNIVDLCRSYMEAVQEKSCGKCFLCRIGTKVIADTLGRLCNGKGRQADLEIMARLAESISESSKCNIGQSGPVPLRHALEYFADEFAQAAQGKSVSPGVYRSKLTAPCMDACPIHLDIPTYVECIREGKFQESLEVIRERLPLPGVVGRVCVRPCEDHCRRANLDEPVSIKFLKRFVADHELGKGKEPGYLVEPAAKTGTVAIVGAGPAGVTCAYHLARKGHQVTIYEKLGEPGGMSAVGIPDYRLPRHILRGEVEQVQKMGVTINYNTEVGKDVKLSQLEADYDVVFIGHGAHLSASMRVDGEDAGYKGFITGVQYLLDINSGIDPYPEGNKVVVVGGGNVAIDCVRCSFRMNKKDVNLVYRRTEKEMPADDVEIHDAHEEEVTFHYLTHPVKVLAENGKVVGLECIKMQLGEPDESGRQRPEPVEGSEFILDCDIVVPAIGQTIDLSMLEGVDKVKTTRWHTLVVNEDTKQTDNPKIFSAGDCETGPGALITACAGGRTAAINIDKYINGEPLVTTEDDYFDKLFDAVKVYDKGEDVGFLGGRQRYQLGMLPPETRKWTFDEVEQGFSPQEAMAEADRCLRCYRVATIATAKKA, encoded by the coding sequence ATGGCAGAGATACTTTTCAGCTCCTGGGGTGGCGATGTAGTTGACAATCGCGGCAAGGAGCCTCAGGAATATGAAACGGTCAAGAATGTTTCATTGCCGGAATATTTTCAGCAGGATGAAGAGATCAATGCCTTGATGGGCTGGTATGGCATTGTCCTGCGGTCTTCCGAGGTCAACATCGTCGATCTCTGCCGCTCCTATATGGAGGCGGTTCAGGAAAAATCCTGCGGCAAGTGTTTTTTGTGCCGGATCGGTACCAAGGTGATCGCCGATACCCTGGGTAGGCTGTGCAACGGCAAGGGCCGTCAGGCTGACCTGGAGATCATGGCCCGGTTGGCGGAATCGATCAGTGAGTCGTCAAAATGCAATATCGGCCAGTCCGGTCCCGTTCCTTTGCGCCATGCGCTGGAATATTTTGCCGATGAATTTGCCCAGGCCGCCCAGGGTAAAAGTGTGAGCCCGGGGGTCTATCGTTCGAAATTAACGGCGCCGTGCATGGATGCCTGTCCTATTCATCTGGATATCCCCACCTACGTCGAATGCATCAGGGAAGGAAAGTTCCAGGAGTCGCTGGAGGTGATTCGTGAGCGGCTGCCGCTTCCCGGCGTGGTTGGCCGGGTGTGCGTTCGACCCTGTGAGGATCACTGTCGGCGCGCCAATCTGGATGAACCTGTCTCCATTAAGTTTCTCAAACGTTTTGTTGCTGACCATGAGCTGGGAAAGGGTAAGGAGCCTGGCTATCTGGTGGAACCCGCAGCCAAAACCGGAACGGTGGCCATTGTCGGCGCCGGCCCGGCGGGCGTTACCTGTGCCTATCATCTGGCCCGCAAAGGGCACCAGGTGACCATCTATGAAAAACTGGGTGAGCCCGGCGGCATGTCGGCCGTAGGAATTCCGGATTATCGGCTGCCGCGTCATATTCTTCGCGGTGAGGTGGAACAGGTCCAGAAGATGGGGGTGACCATCAACTACAATACCGAAGTCGGCAAGGATGTGAAGCTTTCGCAGCTGGAAGCCGACTACGATGTGGTGTTTATCGGTCACGGGGCCCATCTGAGTGCCTCCATGCGGGTGGATGGTGAAGATGCCGGCTATAAAGGCTTCATCACCGGTGTCCAATACCTGCTGGATATTAACAGTGGTATTGATCCTTATCCAGAAGGCAACAAAGTGGTGGTGGTTGGCGGCGGCAACGTGGCCATCGACTGCGTCCGCTGCTCCTTCAGGATGAATAAAAAGGATGTCAATCTGGTCTATCGGCGCACCGAGAAGGAGATGCCTGCCGATGACGTGGAAATCCATGATGCCCACGAGGAGGAAGTTACCTTCCATTACTTGACGCATCCGGTGAAGGTGCTGGCCGAAAACGGCAAGGTGGTGGGCCTTGAGTGCATCAAGATGCAGCTGGGTGAGCCGGATGAAAGCGGCCGGCAGCGGCCCGAACCGGTTGAAGGGTCTGAGTTTATTCTCGATTGCGACATTGTGGTGCCGGCCATCGGCCAGACCATCGACCTGTCCATGCTGGAAGGGGTTGACAAGGTAAAGACCACTCGCTGGCATACCCTGGTGGTCAACGAGGATACCAAGCAGACCGACAATCCGAAAATCTTTTCCGCCGGTGACTGTGAAACTGGTCCGGGAGCCCTGATTACCGCCTGCGCCGGCGGCCGTACGGCAGCCATCAACATTGATAAGTATATTAATGGTGAGCCGCTGGTAACCACGGAAGATGATTACTTCGACAAACTCTTTGATGCCGTCAAGGTTTATGACAAAGGGGAAGATGTGGGGTTTCTTGGCGGTCGGCAGCGTTACCAGCTCGGGATGCTGCCTCCTGAGACCCGCAAATGGACCTTTGACGAGGTGGAACAGGGCTTTTCTCCCCAGGAGGCCATGGCCGAGGCAGACCGCTGTCTTCGCTGCTATCGGGTAGCCACTATTGCGACGGCGAAGAAAGCGTAG